In one Micromonospora polyrhachis genomic region, the following are encoded:
- a CDS encoding YncE family protein, with protein MKKVKRGIAVTLVGLLAGLGACTEVPRSSVKIPEQVPPPVPANELIAGMPAYLGGPSVYAAAGPNMLSEQVREDKSLVYVPNTNSDDVYVIDPATYKVVDKFPGGPEPQHIVPSYDMRTLYVASSRIPTGGLIPIDPRTGKPGEFRNLEDVYNLYFTPDGQQAIVVAEAYKRLDFYDLKTWQRTKSLEFPECAGINHMDYSADGRVMLFSCEFANRMLVLDGTTHEKIRHFDLPQVMDGMPQDTRLTPDGQRFLVADMNADGVYVFDSTATSRLDFIPTGEGAHGIYFSRDGRVAYVTNRGEGSVTVLDLATLKPTATWRIPGGGSPDMGGISADGKVLWLSGRQHNEVYALSTDDGRLLARIPVGDGPHGLTIWPQPGRYSLGHTGNIR; from the coding sequence GTGAAGAAGGTGAAGCGTGGGATCGCGGTAACGCTGGTGGGACTGCTGGCCGGGCTCGGTGCCTGCACCGAGGTGCCCCGTAGCTCGGTGAAGATCCCCGAACAGGTGCCGCCGCCCGTGCCGGCGAACGAGCTGATAGCTGGCATGCCGGCCTATCTGGGCGGCCCGAGCGTCTACGCCGCCGCCGGGCCGAACATGCTCAGCGAGCAGGTACGGGAGGACAAGTCCCTGGTCTACGTGCCCAACACCAACAGCGACGACGTCTACGTCATCGATCCCGCCACGTACAAGGTGGTCGACAAGTTCCCCGGCGGGCCGGAGCCACAGCACATCGTCCCCTCGTACGACATGCGCACCCTCTACGTCGCCTCCAGTCGGATCCCCACCGGCGGCCTGATCCCGATCGACCCGAGGACCGGCAAGCCCGGCGAGTTTCGGAACCTGGAGGACGTCTACAACCTCTACTTCACGCCGGACGGGCAGCAGGCGATCGTGGTCGCCGAGGCGTACAAGCGACTGGACTTCTACGACCTCAAGACGTGGCAGCGGACGAAGTCGCTGGAGTTCCCGGAGTGCGCCGGGATCAACCACATGGACTACTCGGCCGACGGTCGGGTGATGTTGTTCAGCTGCGAGTTCGCCAACCGGATGCTGGTGCTCGACGGGACGACGCACGAGAAGATCCGGCACTTCGACCTGCCCCAGGTGATGGACGGGATGCCGCAGGACACCCGGTTGACCCCGGATGGGCAGCGGTTCCTGGTGGCCGACATGAATGCCGACGGCGTGTACGTCTTCGACAGCACCGCCACCAGTCGGCTCGACTTCATCCCCACCGGCGAGGGGGCGCACGGCATCTACTTCAGCCGGGACGGTCGGGTCGCGTACGTGACCAACCGGGGGGAGGGCAGTGTGACCGTACTCGATCTGGCCACGCTGAAGCCGACCGCGACCTGGCGGATTCCCGGCGGCGGCAGCCCGGACATGGGTGGGATCTCGGCGGACGGCAAGGTGCTCTGGCTCTCCGGTCGCCAACACAACGAGGTGTACGCGTTGAGCACCGACGACGGCAGACTGCTCGCCCGGATTCCGGTCGGCGACGGTCCGCACGGTCTGACCATCTGGCCGCAGCCGGGTCGCTACTCGCTGGGGCACACCGGCAACATCCGTTGA
- a CDS encoding MFS transporter: protein MQLHENTGHPRRWSILGVLVFSLLVVVLDNTILNVALRVLADPVHGLGATQGELEWSINSYTLVFAGLLFTFGILGDRYGRKRFLLIGLAVFGLASLLSAYSQEPGHLIAARALMGLGGAAIMPVTLSIISNVFDPRERARAIGIWSGAVGLAVAIGPILGGLLLEHFWWGSVFLINVPVVLAGLVAVALLVPESRNPQPGRIDVVGVLLSVVGLVALSYGIINGGEHGFDRPGVWAAIVGGLVVLTAFVAYERRIEYPSLDVRLFRLPRFAAPIAVVGLVFFASMGMMFFGAFYLQLVRGYTPLETGLLFLPFASAQLVFAPTSATLVRRYGARVVSTIGLVLVTLTLGAFTVIEADTSVWIVGTVFFFQGAGMASIMPPAMESIMSSLPRERAGVGSAVSNTVRQVGGALGVAILGSVLAAIYRTEIEPATSALPDAARAAANESIAGAYGVAGQLGPDGGNVITAANDAFISAMHVASGVAAIIAALGILVVLRWMPGRHVQQQVTPAPTSEPELVPVS, encoded by the coding sequence ATGCAACTGCACGAGAACACCGGACACCCGAGGCGGTGGAGCATCCTCGGGGTGCTCGTCTTCAGCCTCCTGGTCGTGGTGCTGGACAACACCATCCTCAACGTCGCGCTGCGCGTCCTGGCCGACCCGGTGCACGGCCTGGGCGCCACCCAGGGTGAGCTGGAATGGTCGATCAACTCCTACACGCTCGTCTTCGCCGGCCTGCTCTTCACCTTCGGGATCCTCGGCGACCGGTACGGGCGCAAGCGCTTCCTCCTGATCGGACTGGCCGTCTTCGGCCTGGCGTCGCTGCTGTCCGCGTACTCCCAGGAGCCCGGCCACCTGATCGCCGCGCGAGCGCTGATGGGGTTGGGTGGCGCGGCCATCATGCCGGTCACCCTCTCGATCATCTCCAACGTCTTCGACCCCCGGGAACGGGCCCGAGCCATCGGCATCTGGTCCGGTGCGGTCGGCCTCGCCGTCGCCATCGGCCCGATCCTCGGCGGGCTGCTGCTGGAACACTTCTGGTGGGGCTCGGTCTTCCTGATCAACGTGCCGGTGGTGCTGGCCGGACTGGTGGCGGTGGCGCTGCTGGTGCCCGAGTCGCGTAACCCGCAGCCGGGCCGGATCGACGTCGTCGGCGTACTGCTTTCCGTGGTCGGGTTGGTCGCCCTGTCGTACGGCATCATCAACGGTGGCGAGCACGGCTTCGACCGGCCGGGGGTCTGGGCCGCGATCGTCGGTGGCCTGGTCGTGCTGACCGCGTTCGTCGCCTACGAGCGGCGTATCGAGTACCCCTCACTGGACGTCCGGCTGTTCCGGCTGCCCCGCTTCGCGGCTCCGATCGCGGTGGTGGGGCTGGTCTTCTTCGCCTCCATGGGCATGATGTTCTTCGGCGCCTTCTACCTGCAACTGGTACGCGGTTACACACCGCTGGAGACCGGGCTGCTGTTCCTGCCGTTCGCCAGCGCCCAGCTCGTGTTCGCCCCGACCAGTGCCACCCTGGTCAGGCGCTACGGTGCCCGAGTGGTCTCCACCATCGGGCTGGTGCTGGTGACACTCACCCTCGGTGCGTTCACGGTCATCGAAGCGGACACCTCGGTGTGGATCGTCGGCACGGTCTTCTTCTTCCAGGGGGCCGGCATGGCCAGCATCATGCCGCCGGCCATGGAATCGATCATGTCGTCACTGCCCCGGGAACGGGCCGGCGTCGGCTCGGCGGTCAGCAACACGGTCCGCCAGGTCGGTGGGGCCCTCGGGGTGGCGATTCTCGGTTCGGTGCTCGCCGCGATCTACCGCACCGAGATCGAGCCGGCCACCTCGGCGTTGCCCGACGCGGCCCGGGCGGCGGCCAACGAGTCGATCGCCGGGGCGTACGGGGTGGCGGGGCAGCTCGGCCCCGACGGTGGCAACGTGATCACCGCCGCCAACGACGCGTTCATCTCCGCCATGCACGTCGCCTCCGGGGTGGCCGCGATCATCGCTGCCCTCGGCATCCTGGTGGTGCTGCGCTGGATGCCCGGCCGACACGTACAGCAACAGGTCACGCCAGCACCGACCAGCGAACCAGAGTTGGTCCCGGTGTCGTAG
- a CDS encoding TetR/AcrR family transcriptional regulator, translating into MPDMTTDAGVPRSPGRPRSTRADEAIVDAALDLLAEGNTVDALAIEAIATRAGVGKATIYRRWPNKVALLRDALATLKGPPPVPAGHSIRDDLVTLLGPVGSHEDPRATRIMPCLVPEIHRSSEHYRIYQEMLEPRRQLMRDVLRRGMASGELRADLDIELTMSLLTGPVLLQRLLHWHRIDEHDLPERVVDAILAGIAIRP; encoded by the coding sequence ATGCCTGACATGACGACTGACGCGGGTGTTCCGAGGTCCCCCGGGCGACCTCGGAGCACCCGCGCGGACGAGGCGATCGTCGACGCCGCACTGGACCTGCTCGCCGAGGGCAACACCGTCGACGCGCTCGCCATCGAGGCGATCGCCACCCGGGCCGGGGTGGGTAAGGCGACCATCTACCGGCGCTGGCCGAACAAGGTGGCGTTGCTGCGTGACGCGCTGGCCACCCTCAAGGGACCGCCGCCGGTCCCCGCCGGCCACTCGATCCGCGACGACCTGGTCACCCTGCTCGGCCCGGTCGGCTCCCACGAAGACCCGCGCGCCACCCGAATCATGCCGTGCCTGGTGCCCGAGATCCACCGCAGCTCGGAGCACTACCGGATCTACCAGGAGATGCTCGAACCGCGTCGGCAGTTGATGCGCGACGTCCTGCGCCGGGGGATGGCCTCCGGCGAGCTGCGCGCAGACCTCGACATCGAGTTGACCATGTCACTGCTGACCGGTCCCGTGCTGTTGCAGCGGTTGCTGCACTGGCATCGGATCGACGAACACGATCTGCCCGAGCGGGTGGTCGACGCCATCCTCGCCGGCATCGCCATCCGACCCTGA
- the ruvC gene encoding crossover junction endodeoxyribonuclease RuvC — MRVLGIDPGLTRCGVGVVEGLPGRPCTMVAYHVVQTDPGEELPLRLLRLDQELTRLVAEHEPASVAVERVFSQHNVRTVMGTAQASAIAVLAGARVGLPVQTYTPSEVKAAITGSGQADKAQMTSMVTRLLRLDAPPRPADAADALALAICHIWRGGTRSKLAAAADRVRQGGTR; from the coding sequence TTGCGGGTGCTGGGCATCGACCCGGGGTTGACCCGGTGCGGCGTCGGTGTGGTCGAGGGACTGCCCGGTCGGCCGTGCACCATGGTCGCCTACCACGTTGTGCAGACCGATCCGGGCGAGGAGCTGCCGCTGCGCCTGCTGCGACTGGACCAGGAGCTGACCCGGCTGGTGGCCGAGCACGAGCCGGCCAGTGTGGCCGTCGAACGGGTGTTCAGCCAGCACAACGTTCGTACCGTGATGGGCACCGCGCAGGCCAGCGCGATCGCCGTACTGGCCGGGGCCCGGGTGGGGTTGCCGGTGCAGACCTATACGCCCAGCGAGGTGAAGGCGGCGATCACCGGCTCGGGTCAGGCCGACAAGGCCCAGATGACCAGCATGGTCACCCGACTGCTGCGGCTGGACGCCCCGCCGAGGCCCGCCGACGCCGCCGACGCGCTGGCGCTGGCCATCTGTCACATCTGGCGTGGCGGAACCCGGTCCAAACTGGCCGCGGCAGCCGACCGGGTCCGACAAGGAGGAACGAGATGA
- the ruvA gene encoding Holliday junction branch migration protein RuvA encodes MIASVRGVVAAVSPAGAVIEVGGVGLAVQCAPGTVANLRVGEPARLATSLVVREDSLTLYGFADDDEKHLFELLQTASGVGPRLAQAVLAVHTPDAVRKAIANGDTAALTRVPGVGKKGAERLVLELRDKIGPVPVGADGAAGVTAGAWPEQVRQALTGLGWTAGQADQAVAAVAESLDGPVPPVPVLLKQAIRLLGRTR; translated from the coding sequence ATGATCGCCAGCGTGCGCGGGGTCGTCGCCGCGGTCTCGCCCGCCGGGGCGGTGATCGAGGTCGGCGGGGTCGGTCTGGCCGTGCAGTGTGCGCCGGGCACCGTGGCCAACCTGCGGGTGGGCGAGCCGGCCCGGCTCGCGACCAGCCTCGTCGTACGCGAGGACTCCCTCACCCTCTACGGCTTCGCCGACGACGACGAGAAGCACCTCTTCGAACTGCTCCAGACCGCCAGCGGGGTCGGCCCCCGGCTGGCGCAGGCGGTGCTCGCGGTGCACACCCCCGACGCCGTACGCAAGGCCATCGCCAACGGTGACACCGCCGCCCTGACCCGGGTGCCCGGGGTCGGCAAGAAGGGTGCCGAGCGGTTGGTGCTGGAACTGCGGGACAAGATCGGCCCGGTCCCGGTGGGTGCGGACGGCGCGGCCGGGGTCACCGCCGGGGCGTGGCCGGAGCAGGTGCGCCAGGCGTTGACCGGGCTGGGTTGGACGGCAGGGCAGGCCGACCAGGCGGTGGCCGCCGTGGCGGAGAGCCTCGACGGGCCGGTCCCGCCGGTCCCGGTCCTGCTCAAGCAGGCGATCCGGCTGCTCGGTAGGACCCGATGA
- the ruvB gene encoding Holliday junction branch migration DNA helicase RuvB encodes MTAEPEGLVSAYASDAERDAEATVRPKRLAEFIAQHRVRDQLDLLLRGAMKRGAPPDHILLSGPPGLGKTTLANIVAAELGSGIRTTSGPVIERSGDLAAILTSLAEGDVLFIDEIHRIAKPAEELLYSAMEDFRVDVVVGKGPGATAIPLDVEPFTLVGATTRAGLLTGPMRDRFGFVAHLDFYAPAELEALLQRSARILGVPITDDGAAEVARRSRGTPRIANRLLRRVRDFAEVRADGVVTLEVAQAALRVYDVDDLGLDRLDRAVLTALVDSFRGGPVGLSTLAVAVGEQSDTVEEVCEPFLVRAGLLARTPRGRVATEAAWRHLGKPVPNGTFSGGVAPAPDLFSRDPDRP; translated from the coding sequence ATGACCGCCGAGCCCGAGGGCCTGGTCTCGGCGTACGCCAGCGACGCCGAGCGCGATGCCGAGGCGACCGTACGCCCGAAGCGGCTGGCCGAGTTCATCGCCCAGCACCGGGTACGCGACCAGCTCGACCTGCTGCTGCGTGGCGCGATGAAGCGCGGTGCGCCGCCGGACCACATCCTGCTCAGCGGCCCACCTGGCCTCGGCAAGACGACCCTGGCCAACATCGTCGCCGCCGAACTGGGGTCTGGCATCCGGACCACCAGCGGTCCGGTGATCGAGCGCTCCGGCGATCTCGCCGCGATCCTGACCAGCCTCGCCGAGGGCGACGTGCTCTTCATCGACGAGATCCACCGCATCGCCAAGCCCGCCGAGGAGTTGCTCTACAGCGCGATGGAGGACTTCCGGGTCGACGTGGTGGTGGGCAAGGGCCCGGGGGCGACCGCCATTCCGCTTGACGTCGAGCCGTTCACCCTGGTCGGCGCGACCACCCGGGCCGGGTTGCTGACCGGTCCGATGCGTGACCGGTTCGGCTTCGTGGCGCACCTCGACTTCTACGCCCCGGCCGAGTTGGAGGCGCTGCTGCAACGCTCGGCCCGGATCCTCGGCGTGCCGATCACCGACGACGGGGCGGCGGAGGTGGCCCGCCGGTCGCGGGGTACGCCCCGGATCGCCAACCGGCTGCTACGCCGGGTACGGGACTTCGCCGAGGTCCGCGCCGACGGGGTGGTGACCCTGGAGGTGGCACAGGCCGCGTTGCGCGTCTACGACGTGGACGACCTGGGCCTGGACCGGCTGGACCGGGCGGTGCTGACCGCGCTGGTCGACTCGTTCCGGGGCGGGCCTGTGGGGCTGTCCACCCTCGCGGTGGCGGTCGGGGAGCAGTCGGACACGGTCGAGGAGGTGTGCGAGCCGTTCCTGGTGCGGGCCGGTCTGCTGGCCCGTACGCCCCGAGGCCGGGTGGCGACCGAGGCGGCCTGGCGGCACCTGGGCAAGCCTGTCCCAAATGGTACATTTAGTGGCGGTGTCGCTCCGGCGCCCGATCTATTCTCTCGGGACCCTGATCGTCCGTGA
- the yajC gene encoding preprotein translocase subunit YajC translates to MGRSLTVFYAAENSGGAGSFMPILMIVLLFGVMYFMMIRPQQKRRREAEQMQSGIGPGDEVVTIGGLYGTVAGVDDETVLLEVAPGVQTRYARPAVARVVNKATPAETVVEEVEVKE, encoded by the coding sequence ATGGGAAGGTCATTGACCGTGTTTTACGCAGCAGAGAACAGTGGTGGAGCCGGCAGCTTCATGCCGATCCTCATGATTGTTCTGCTTTTCGGCGTTATGTATTTCATGATGATCCGGCCGCAGCAGAAGCGGCGCCGCGAGGCGGAGCAGATGCAGTCCGGGATTGGCCCGGGCGACGAAGTGGTGACCATTGGTGGCCTCTACGGCACCGTTGCCGGCGTCGATGACGAGACGGTGCTGCTGGAGGTGGCGCCGGGGGTCCAGACGCGGTACGCCCGTCCCGCCGTCGCTCGTGTCGTGAACAAGGCGACCCCGGCCGAGACGGTCGTCGAAGAGGTGGAAGTAAAGGAGTGA
- the secD gene encoding protein translocase subunit SecD: protein MAPPQGQMRPGRQLAVLGLIFAVLYLLVFFAGASGGWKERLEPKLGLDLIGGTRVTLEATTSDGQPPSEGNLEEARRIIEDRVNGYGVAEAEVVVEGNRNIVISLPGENRDLKDVGAAAELRFRKVLKVTDGGGVAAPAPAPSGSATPTPGASGSPAPGASGTPAPGASASAGAGGGQGGMAPSATPTAEANVISAPAATPSASAPADPGAAQSIEQQRAAIQQKVGAAAWQTASALQAPADVTQDPTVAEKLKPFGALSGREVGALTPQMQFNIPTITCAQLDDRAPAAIRDESQQAVACEGPVKYFLDVAKVLGTDVSDANGVLDQTTSQWVVSLDFTGEGQKKWTNLTREAFNNEGQACDAGALGDSGKCRVAVVLDKKVISAPEIQGVLTGNSQITGSFTNQSANELAGQLRYGALPVTFEQSEAQTVTATLGASYLRAGLLAAGIGMLLVAIYAFFYYRLLGTVIFLSLIMSALLVFGALVVLGRQIGFTLTLAGIAGFIVSLGVAADSFVIYFERLKDEIREGRSPRSAVPRAWTRARRTIISANTITIMAAVVLYIVSVGTVKGFAFALGLATVLDLVVVFLFRHPIMTMFARTSAFLSPRVSGLGRVLQSSDQAEPVNPRNPRAKEA from the coding sequence GTGGCACCACCTCAGGGACAGATGCGGCCCGGGCGGCAACTTGCCGTACTCGGGCTCATCTTTGCCGTCCTTTACCTCTTGGTCTTCTTCGCTGGCGCCAGCGGCGGTTGGAAGGAGCGCCTGGAGCCGAAACTCGGTCTGGACCTCATCGGTGGCACCCGGGTGACGCTGGAGGCGACCACCAGCGACGGCCAGCCCCCGTCCGAGGGCAACCTCGAAGAGGCCCGGCGGATCATCGAAGACCGGGTCAACGGTTACGGCGTGGCCGAGGCCGAGGTCGTGGTCGAGGGCAACCGGAACATCGTCATCTCGCTGCCCGGTGAGAACCGCGACCTGAAGGACGTCGGTGCCGCAGCCGAGCTGCGCTTCCGTAAGGTGCTGAAGGTTACCGACGGCGGCGGCGTCGCCGCCCCCGCGCCGGCTCCCTCGGGCAGCGCCACCCCGACCCCGGGTGCCTCGGGCAGCCCCGCCCCCGGCGCGTCCGGCACCCCCGCCCCCGGAGCCTCGGCCTCGGCCGGGGCCGGCGGCGGACAGGGCGGCATGGCCCCGAGCGCCACGCCCACCGCGGAAGCCAACGTCATCAGTGCTCCGGCTGCGACGCCGAGCGCCTCGGCTCCGGCTGACCCGGGTGCCGCCCAGAGCATCGAGCAGCAGCGGGCCGCCATCCAGCAGAAGGTCGGCGCGGCGGCCTGGCAGACGGCCAGCGCGCTGCAGGCCCCGGCGGACGTCACCCAGGACCCGACGGTGGCCGAGAAGCTCAAGCCGTTCGGTGCGCTCTCCGGTCGCGAGGTCGGCGCGCTGACCCCGCAGATGCAGTTCAACATTCCCACGATCACCTGCGCCCAGCTCGACGACCGGGCACCGGCCGCGATCCGGGACGAGAGCCAGCAGGCCGTGGCCTGTGAGGGGCCGGTCAAGTACTTCCTCGACGTGGCCAAGGTGCTGGGCACCGACGTCAGCGACGCCAACGGAGTGCTCGACCAGACCACCAGCCAGTGGGTGGTCAGCCTCGACTTCACCGGCGAGGGCCAGAAGAAGTGGACCAACCTGACCCGGGAGGCGTTCAACAACGAGGGACAGGCGTGTGACGCCGGTGCACTGGGGGACAGCGGCAAGTGCCGGGTGGCGGTCGTACTCGACAAGAAGGTGATCTCCGCTCCCGAGATCCAGGGCGTGCTGACCGGTAACTCGCAGATCACCGGCAGCTTCACCAACCAGAGCGCCAACGAACTCGCCGGCCAGCTACGCTACGGCGCGCTGCCGGTCACCTTCGAGCAGTCGGAGGCGCAGACCGTCACCGCGACGCTGGGCGCCAGCTACCTGCGGGCGGGTCTGCTGGCCGCCGGTATCGGCATGCTGCTGGTCGCCATCTACGCGTTCTTCTACTACCGCCTGCTGGGCACGGTCATCTTCCTGAGCCTGATCATGTCGGCGCTGCTGGTCTTCGGCGCGCTGGTGGTGCTCGGCCGGCAGATCGGCTTCACGCTGACCCTCGCCGGTATCGCCGGGTTCATCGTCTCGCTCGGTGTGGCGGCCGACTCCTTCGTCATCTACTTCGAGCGGCTCAAGGACGAGATCCGGGAAGGGCGCAGCCCGCGTAGCGCGGTACCCCGCGCCTGGACCCGAGCCCGCCGTACGATCATCTCGGCCAACACCATCACGATCATGGCGGCCGTCGTGCTCTACATCGTCTCGGTCGGCACGGTGAAGGGCTTCGCCTTCGCGCTGGGTCTGGCCACGGTGCTCGACCTGGTGGTGGTCTTCCTCTTCCGGCATCCGATCATGACGATGTTCGCGCGGACCAGCGCCTTCCTGTCGCCACGGGTCAGCGGTCTCGGCCGGGTGCTCCAGTCAAGCGACCAGGCTGAGCCGGTCAACCCCCGCAACCCGCGCGCCAAGGAGGCCTGA
- the secF gene encoding protein translocase subunit SecF, whose translation MSGRSGLATRLYRGEAGLNIVGKRKLWFGVVAVLVLIAIGSMVIRGFGLGIEFSGGNAFQVPASVGTLEDAEKTVKETIQSVGGEEKHVVSTQRIGGANGTYEMRTTDLDTEESARVQQELAQKFSIPVDQVSVNRVSAAWGSQVTERALLGLVIFIAVVMVYLILRFEWRMAVAAVSSLVLDLLLTAGIYSLVGFEVTPSTIIGFLTILGFALYDVVVVFDKVQENTKSITGSGTQTYGEAANLAINQTLMRSINTGLVSLLPVGGLLFIGAGLLGAGTLKDLGLVLFFGMGIAVYSSIFFATPVLSVLKDYEPRIQAHTKRVLARRSAIASGEVKPKGAAARARTTDESADEVEEDAALAGATPKVGSRPAGKRSGGARGGRPAGGGGNRPGGGSKRR comes from the coding sequence ATGAGCGGTCGTAGCGGTCTGGCCACCCGGCTCTATCGGGGCGAGGCCGGCCTCAACATTGTCGGTAAGCGGAAACTCTGGTTCGGCGTCGTGGCCGTGCTGGTGCTGATCGCGATCGGCAGCATGGTGATCCGGGGCTTCGGCCTCGGCATCGAGTTCAGCGGCGGTAACGCCTTCCAGGTCCCGGCGAGTGTCGGCACCCTGGAGGATGCGGAGAAGACGGTCAAGGAAACCATCCAGAGTGTCGGCGGCGAGGAAAAGCACGTCGTGTCGACCCAGCGCATCGGTGGGGCCAACGGCACCTACGAGATGCGTACCACCGACCTGGACACCGAGGAGTCGGCGCGGGTCCAGCAGGAACTGGCCCAGAAGTTCTCCATCCCGGTCGACCAGGTCAGCGTCAATCGGGTGAGCGCGGCCTGGGGTAGCCAGGTCACCGAGCGCGCCCTGCTCGGTCTGGTGATCTTCATCGCGGTGGTGATGGTCTACCTGATCCTGCGCTTCGAGTGGCGGATGGCGGTGGCCGCGGTCTCGTCGCTCGTTCTCGACCTGCTGCTCACCGCCGGTATCTACTCGCTGGTCGGCTTCGAGGTCACCCCGTCGACGATCATCGGCTTCCTCACCATCCTGGGCTTCGCGCTCTACGACGTGGTCGTGGTCTTCGACAAGGTCCAGGAGAACACCAAGTCGATCACCGGCAGCGGCACCCAGACCTACGGCGAGGCGGCCAACCTGGCCATCAACCAGACCCTGATGCGGTCGATCAACACCGGTCTGGTGTCGTTGCTCCCGGTCGGCGGTCTGCTCTTCATCGGTGCCGGTCTGCTCGGGGCGGGCACCCTGAAGGACCTGGGCCTGGTGCTCTTCTTCGGTATGGGCATCGCGGTCTACTCGTCGATCTTCTTTGCCACGCCGGTGCTGAGCGTGCTGAAGGACTACGAGCCGCGCATCCAGGCGCACACCAAGCGGGTCCTGGCCCGTCGGTCGGCGATCGCCTCGGGCGAGGTCAAGCCGAAGGGTGCGGCGGCGCGGGCGCGCACGACGGACGAGTCGGCGGACGAGGTGGAGGAAGACGCGGCGCTCGCCGGTGCGACCCCGAAGGTCGGTAGCCGACCGGCGGGCAAGCGCTCGGGCGGTGCGCGTGGCGGCCGTCCGGCTGGCGGTGGCGGCAACCGACCGGGTGGCGGCAGCAAGCGACGCTGA
- a CDS encoding adenine phosphoribosyltransferase has protein sequence MTETQTEVRGDSGPATAQLVASRVLDVPDFPQPGVMFKDLMPLFADGAVFREVIDGIVDYHGRDSFDVVVGIEARGFVIAAAIAYATGVGVVPVRKAGKLPRPAYAASYALEYGEATLEVHQDAFTAGHRVLVVDDVLATGGTAAATLDLVERAGGQIAGFTVLLELAFLSGRERLAPRPVHALLTV, from the coding sequence GTGACGGAGACCCAGACCGAGGTACGGGGAGACAGCGGCCCGGCCACGGCACAGCTGGTGGCGAGCCGGGTGCTGGACGTGCCCGACTTCCCACAGCCGGGCGTGATGTTCAAGGACCTCATGCCACTCTTCGCCGACGGCGCGGTGTTCCGCGAGGTGATCGACGGCATCGTCGACTACCACGGTCGGGACTCCTTCGACGTGGTGGTGGGCATCGAGGCGCGCGGGTTCGTGATCGCCGCCGCCATCGCGTACGCCACCGGTGTGGGTGTCGTCCCGGTGCGTAAGGCGGGCAAGCTGCCCCGCCCGGCGTACGCGGCCTCCTACGCGCTGGAATACGGCGAGGCGACGCTGGAGGTGCATCAGGACGCCTTCACCGCCGGTCACCGGGTGCTGGTGGTGGACGACGTGCTGGCCACCGGCGGGACCGCAGCGGCGACGCTGGACCTCGTCGAGCGGGCCGGCGGACAGATCGCCGGCTTCACCGTACTGTTGGAGCTGGCCTTTCTCAGCGGTCGGGAGCGACTCGCACCCCGCCCGGTTCATGCATTGTTGACCGTCTAG
- a CDS encoding alpha/beta hydrolase family protein yields MPVQKAGEISGTLWWPPDQPTAAVVIHPATATPERFYAAFATYLAENGLAVVTYDYRGTGKSGSPRSHRALRMRDWMDHDVPAVAAWTRQRFPRLPQLAIGHSVGGHALALGNGIEELTALALVASHAGETRTIPDPVERMRVRLVLNVVGPLLGTVLGYVPARRIGLGEDLPAAAMTEWGRWSRHRGYYFGDPSMRALERAATVTQPVLAIGLHDDPWAIPRQIDAITDHLVSARVERRTYSPADAGVPSIGHHGFFRRTVRDTLWPELLTWLQKQIANLAQ; encoded by the coding sequence GTGCCGGTACAGAAGGCGGGGGAGATCTCGGGCACTCTGTGGTGGCCGCCGGACCAACCGACCGCCGCCGTGGTCATCCATCCCGCGACCGCCACCCCCGAGCGGTTCTACGCGGCGTTCGCGACCTATCTGGCCGAGAACGGGCTCGCTGTCGTCACCTACGACTATCGGGGTACCGGCAAGTCCGGGTCACCGCGCAGCCATCGCGCACTCCGGATGCGCGACTGGATGGATCACGACGTCCCGGCCGTGGCCGCCTGGACACGCCAACGGTTTCCGCGACTGCCCCAGCTCGCCATCGGACACAGCGTCGGTGGGCACGCCCTCGCCCTCGGCAACGGCATCGAGGAACTCACGGCGCTCGCGTTGGTCGCTTCGCATGCGGGGGAGACGCGTACGATCCCCGACCCCGTCGAGCGGATGCGGGTCCGGCTGGTGCTGAACGTGGTGGGGCCGTTGCTCGGCACGGTGCTGGGCTACGTCCCCGCGCGACGCATCGGGTTGGGCGAGGACCTTCCCGCCGCCGCCATGACCGAATGGGGCCGATGGTCCCGCCATCGCGGCTACTACTTTGGCGATCCGTCGATGCGGGCGTTGGAGCGGGCAGCCACCGTCACCCAGCCGGTACTGGCGATCGGGTTGCACGACGATCCATGGGCCATACCCCGGCAGATCGACGCGATCACCGACCATCTCGTCTCCGCCCGGGTCGAGCGTCGTACGTATTCCCCGGCTGACGCCGGGGTGCCGTCGATCGGCCACCACGGGTTCTTCCGCCGTACCGTCCGGGATACGCTCTGGCCCGAACTGTTGACCTGGCTCCAGAAACAGATCGCTAACCTTGCGCAATGA